A region from the Lolium perenne isolate Kyuss_39 chromosome 4, Kyuss_2.0, whole genome shotgun sequence genome encodes:
- the LOC127332263 gene encoding uncharacterized protein, which yields MAPSVGYFSAILIDLQACISEPGRILYGWTGDIVRRLIFGRGTGTGGEIFKLVAAGTEITAAAVDDDELIRQLERDGFYYDEDLDSYGPVDNFHDLDDDIDRSIPPPSFSVPYYDEDGDNTRMAKCNSRRLVELLAVRPHFPFEGTFIAFNDYSEYCCSSRRGLICRNLDSKDNLILHSEGVAIQDQFSIKICIPKNENRRDDDIGAFSYILDPYMCGIAVTQPISTGRGRRIDVTFLPMHTAVQANVYVTLDLISSGSIYFVYGEITACHQLYGRESVTLFSHGKEDKAEVIDGKLPLSRNWAVVPIYLKPLLTIKLNLCVQTNQNQDDHGRTISFQGDITFYRDDYEKIICTQDHDKVKVKIAYT from the exons ATGGCGCCGAGCGTTGGATATTTTAGTGCCATCTTGATCGATCTGCAG GCATGTATCTCTGAGCCCGGTAGAATCCTTTATGGCTGGACTGGAGATATCGTTCGACGACTTATTTTTGGTAGAGGAACGGGAACGGGAGGAGAAATCTTCAAGTTGGTAGCGGCAGGAACAGAAATTACTGCTGCTGCCGTTGATGACGATGAGTTAATCCGACAACTGGAAAGGGACGGCTTCTACTACGACGAAGATCTGGACAGCTATGGCCCAGTCGACAACTTCCACGACCTCGATGACGACATTGATCGAAGTATTCCACCGCCGAGTTTCAGTGTTCCTTATTATGATGAAGACGGCGATAACACACGGATGGCTAAGTGCAATTCTCGGCGCCTGGTAGAGCTGCTGGCTGTGCGTCCTCACTTTCCCTTCGAAGGCACCTTTATTGCCTTCAACGATTATTCTGAATACTGCTGCTCCTCACGAAGAGGGCTAATTTGTCGCAACCTTGATTCcaag GATAATTTAATACTCCATTCAGAAGGCGTGGCCATTCAGGACCAATTCTCTATTAAGATTTGTATCCCAAAGAACGAGAACAGGAGAGATGATGATATAGGAGCGTTCTCCTACATACTGGACCCTTACATGTGCGGCATTGCTGTAACCCAGCCCATCTCAACAGGACGCGGCAGGAGAATAGACGTGACTTTCTTGCCGATGCACACTGCTGTACAGGCCAATGTGTACGTTACCCTTGATCTCATATCTAGTGGCAGCATCTACTTTGTCTATGGTGAAATTACTGCATGTCACCAACTCTATGGTCGCGAGAGTGTCACTCTCTTTTCTCATGGAAAAGAGGACAAAGCAGAGGTTATTGATGGCAAACTTCCATTGTCACGCAACTGGGCTGTTGTTCCAATATACTTGAAGCCTCTCCTGACAATAAAGTTGAACCTATGCGTTCAAACTAATCAAAATCAGGATGATCATGGTCGTACCATCTCCTTCCAAGGTGATATTACCTTCTATCGTGATGATTATGAAAAAATAATCTGCACACAAGACCATGATAAAGTTAAAGTGAAGATTGCATACACGTAA
- the LOC127332262 gene encoding uncharacterized protein, protein MARVLPLNIEPGETPRVGETVAGMPSSSARASLNGIEHSEHNIKDDEYARLVPPAQHATADINTQVLSEQPKPRHFIWWMKLLLGCFLLMILSYIFVKFGVPFAFEKVLLPIMQWEASAFGRPVLALVLVASLALLPLILVPSGPSMWLAGMIFGYGWGFVIIMVGTTIGMVISYWIGSLFRERLHAWLKRWPQQIALIKLAGEGNWLQQFRVVALFRISPFPYTIFNYAVTVTEIKFSPYLCGSVAGMIPEAFIYIYSGRLIRTLADVQYGNYKMPPVEIAYNIISFIVAVVLTVAFTIYAKRALNEIKSSDEEADGLAALKNDHVALDVV, encoded by the exons ATGGCGCGCGTCCTCCCTCTGAACATTGAGCCGGGGGAGACGCCCAG AGTTGGAGAGACGGTTGCAGGGATGCCAAGCTCTTCAGCTAGGGCATCACTCAACGGAATTGAGCATTCTGAGCACAACATAAAAGACGATGAATACGCGAGATTGGTGCCACCAGCTCAACATGCAACAGCTGACATCAACACACAAGTTTTATCTGAGCAACCCAAGCCGAGGCACTTCATTTGGTGGATGAAACTTCTGCTTGGCTGCTTCCTTCTTATGATATTATCTTATATCTTCGTGAAATTTGGAGTCCCCTTTGCCTTTGAGAAG GTTCTGTTGCCAATCATGCAGTGGGAAGCAAGTGCCTTCGGCCGTCCAGTATTGGCTCTTGTCCTCGTTGCATCCTTGGCTCTTCTCCCACTCATTTTAGTCCCATCTGGTCCTTCTATGTGGTTAGCAGGAATGATCTTCGGTTATGGTTGGGGTTTTGTGATTATTATGGTTGGGACTACTATTGGCATggttatatcatattggattggctcATTGTTCCGTGAACGTCTACAT GCATGGCTAAAGAGATGGCCTCAGCAGATAGCTTTAATAAAGCTTGCTGGTGAAGGGAATTGGCTCCAGCAGTTTCGAGTTGTTGCACTATTCAGAATCTCACCGTTCCCGTATACAATTTTTAACTACGCCGTTACGGTGACAGAAATCAAGTTCAGTCCTTACCTATGTGGTTCAGTTGCTGGAATGATACCCGAGGCATTCATCTATATCTATAG cgGACGGTTAATACGGACGTTGGCCGATGTGCAGTATGGCAACTACAAGATGCCACCTGTGGAGATAGCATACAACATAATCTCGTTTATTGTCGCCGTTGTCCTCACTGTCGCCTTCACAATTTACGCCAAGAGAGCGCTAAATGAAATAAaaagctcagatgaagaagctgatgggttGGCTGCACTCAAGAATGACCATGTAGCTTTAGATGTCGTATGA